One window of Flavobacteriales bacterium genomic DNA carries:
- a CDS encoding translation initiation factor: protein MKKRPTGGMVYSTNPNANTGSFGEREPATLPPAQQDLRIHLDRLKGNKEVTRIVGFIGKDDDLSELGRTLKSKCGVGGNTKDGVILLQGDHREKVLKLLAEAGYKAKKAGG from the coding sequence ATGAAAAAGCGACCGACAGGCGGAATGGTCTACAGCACCAACCCCAATGCCAATACCGGATCTTTCGGCGAACGGGAACCGGCCACCTTGCCACCAGCTCAGCAGGACCTACGTATCCACCTCGACCGCCTCAAAGGCAACAAGGAAGTGACGCGCATCGTGGGCTTCATCGGCAAGGATGACGATCTCTCCGAGCTGGGACGCACACTGAAAAGTAAGTGCGGCGTGGGAGGAAACACCAAGGACGGTGTGATCCTGCTACAAGGCGACCATCGCGAGAAGGTGCTGAAGCTGCTGGCGGAAGCGGGATACAAAGCGAAGAAGGCAGGGGGATAG
- a CDS encoding T9SS type A sorting domain-containing protein — translation MLRSSLLLFVLAGMASGISAQPDCSQTSTGHIPINDLGTGTYLGMTGGLYANGSNFRPPAHQAAGLAFAAQVQPLDASGMPDPVNGKVAWLSIGFSNATMETQAFIPLATALPDLDPHLVLVDGALGGQTCTILSTTDDQSYAPYWNTVADRLSSAGVTAEQVQAIWFKDANIAGNTPVQEYADTMLVQCKRIMHEFHTRFPNAHLCYVASRIYAGYATTGQNPEPYAYRSGWTMKQLIADQVNGDPLLQYSGAGANAPWISWGPYLWADGTTPRSDGLTWICPDDFANDGTHPSTIGRAKVAGKMLDFFSTDSTACSWFLSDCGIATSVSMPQSGTFSIHPNPAAYTATIEDDIPGLTELHVYDALGRPLSGVPATITGNAEIDVSNAQPGLYCARLISSQGQRTAWFVVAGR, via the coding sequence ATGCTGCGTTCATCCTTGCTGCTCTTCGTTCTAGCGGGCATGGCATCGGGCATCAGCGCCCAGCCAGATTGCAGCCAGACTTCCACTGGTCACATCCCGATAAACGACCTCGGCACGGGAACCTATTTGGGCATGACCGGCGGGCTCTATGCGAACGGGTCCAATTTCCGTCCGCCGGCGCATCAGGCCGCCGGGTTGGCTTTCGCGGCGCAGGTACAGCCATTGGATGCTTCGGGCATGCCTGATCCCGTGAACGGTAAAGTGGCATGGCTGAGCATCGGTTTCAGCAATGCGACCATGGAAACGCAGGCGTTCATTCCCTTGGCCACGGCGCTCCCGGACCTGGACCCGCACTTGGTATTGGTCGACGGTGCTCTCGGTGGGCAGACCTGTACGATCCTGTCTACTACGGACGATCAATCTTATGCTCCCTATTGGAACACGGTGGCCGATAGGTTGTCCAGCGCCGGGGTAACGGCGGAGCAGGTGCAGGCGATCTGGTTCAAGGACGCCAACATAGCGGGCAACACGCCGGTGCAGGAGTATGCGGATACGATGCTGGTGCAATGCAAGCGCATCATGCACGAATTCCACACCCGATTTCCAAATGCCCATCTCTGTTATGTGGCCAGCCGGATCTATGCGGGTTATGCGACAACGGGCCAGAACCCGGAACCCTATGCCTACCGCAGCGGATGGACGATGAAGCAACTGATCGCCGACCAGGTGAACGGTGACCCGCTCTTGCAGTATTCCGGGGCCGGTGCGAACGCGCCTTGGATCTCCTGGGGACCTTATCTCTGGGCGGACGGCACCACCCCGCGGAGCGATGGTCTCACGTGGATCTGTCCGGACGACTTTGCGAATGACGGTACTCATCCTTCCACCATCGGCAGGGCCAAGGTGGCCGGAAAGATGTTGGACTTTTTCAGCACGGACAGCACCGCGTGCTCTTGGTTCCTCAGTGATTGCGGTATCGCAACAAGTGTTTCCATGCCACAAAGCGGTACGTTTTCCATCCATCCGAACCCGGCCGCCTACACGGCCACCATCGAAGATGATATTCCGGGCCTTACGGAATTGCACGTCTATGACGCTCTTGGTCGGCCCCTGTCTGGCGTGCCGGCCACCATCACCGGCAATGCGGAGATCGACGTGTCCAATGCGCAGCCCGGCCTCTATTGCGCGAGGCTTATCAGTAGCCAAGGACAACGCACGGCCTGGTTCGTGGTCGCGGGCCGATAG
- the tnpA gene encoding IS200/IS605 family transposase, which produces MMSTYFKLHYHIVFATKRRVACLDKAWRAQLWEYMGGTIRGLGGVPHGVGGYNDHVHLLIDLKPTQLLPDVVRELKKASTEWVRAHHGLRSFQWQEGYGVFSVGWRERDSIKDYIARQEEHHGKRDFHEEYAELLKDAGVTFDPKYFP; this is translated from the coding sequence ATCATGTCAACCTATTTCAAATTGCACTACCACATTGTGTTTGCGACCAAGAGGCGGGTCGCATGCTTGGATAAAGCATGGAGGGCGCAGTTATGGGAATACATGGGCGGCACCATCCGAGGCCTGGGTGGTGTTCCTCACGGTGTTGGCGGATACAATGACCATGTTCATCTGTTGATCGACCTGAAGCCCACCCAGCTCCTTCCTGATGTTGTGCGGGAATTGAAGAAGGCATCCACGGAATGGGTGCGGGCTCATCATGGGCTGCGATCATTCCAATGGCAGGAGGGGTACGGGGTTTTCTCTGTCGGGTGGCGGGAGAGGGACAGCATCAAGGATTACATCGCCAGACAGGAGGAACATCATGGCAAAAGGGACTTTCACGAAGAATACGCAGAGCTATTGAAGGATGCTGGCGTCACGTTCGACCCGAAATACTTCCCATAG
- a CDS encoding DUF488 domain-containing protein, whose translation MDIRIKRIYEAPAKDDGYRLLVDRLWPRGMTKEHAHVDEWDKEIGPSTELRKWFGHEPPKYAEFKKRYTKELHAMSDELERIRALARKQRVTLVYSAKNEEHNQAVVLREVLLGGA comes from the coding sequence ATGGACATTCGCATCAAACGGATCTATGAGGCACCGGCGAAGGATGACGGTTACCGCTTGCTGGTGGACCGGCTCTGGCCGCGCGGCATGACGAAGGAACATGCGCACGTCGACGAGTGGGACAAGGAGATCGGCCCTTCAACGGAGTTGCGCAAATGGTTCGGCCATGAGCCGCCCAAGTATGCCGAGTTCAAGAAGCGTTACACAAAGGAGCTGCATGCGATGTCGGATGAACTGGAACGCATCCGGGCTTTGGCACGCAAGCAGCGCGTCACGTTGGTGTATAGTGCGAAGAATGAGGAGCACAACCAAGCGGTGGTCTTGCGGGAAGTTCTGTTGGGCGGAGCTTGA
- a CDS encoding aryl-sulfate sulfotransferase, translated as MRHFLFLFLLLLSTKSQAQRTIGLTQHDADLPGYVLFSPMPNNTTYLIDGCGREVHQWVSTHTPGLSAQLQPDGTLLRTGSTNNPDFHGGGNGGIIERYGWTGDLIWSFPISSDSLCQHHDFIVLPNGNILTVAWEVHTALDAFALGLDTAYTTNKIWSERLIELHPTGSDQADVVWVWRAWDHLVQRFDPDLPNFGAPSDRPRRIDINYRDGGPFLTDWLHINSVSYNADRDEVMVSVHNFNEVWVIDHSTTTAEAAGSTGGASGHGGDLLYRWGNPMAYGTGSVADRKFHHQHHATWLPPGHPDAGKMMVFNNLNAGAEGNYSSVVIFDPPLDTAGHYVLENGVAYGPGSAFWTWTAPVPTDFYGQGLGGAFPVGDGFLFTVGPSGQFIGIDGNGVQVWRYVDPVTISGPDQQGSSNMTNSVFRCEHYAEDFPGFAGHDLTPGDEIELDPLPSLCLTSGVNEAPSEPLSVHPNPAKDRLVITSSVLPSSIQLMDASGRNVALRFTVQGPNVVCDLSGIAPGVYTLVLVGKDTGTRYSSRLVLEP; from the coding sequence ATGCGCCATTTCCTCTTCCTCTTCCTCCTCCTTCTTTCAACGAAGTCGCAAGCCCAGCGCACCATCGGCCTTACGCAGCACGACGCTGACCTTCCGGGGTATGTCCTGTTCTCCCCGATGCCGAACAACACCACCTACCTCATCGATGGATGCGGGAGGGAAGTGCATCAATGGGTCAGCACGCACACACCCGGTCTAAGTGCCCAACTGCAACCGGACGGTACCTTACTGCGGACAGGAAGCACGAACAATCCCGATTTTCATGGCGGCGGGAATGGTGGCATAATTGAGCGCTACGGTTGGACCGGGGACCTGATCTGGAGCTTTCCGATCTCCTCCGACAGCCTGTGCCAGCATCATGATTTCATTGTTCTGCCGAACGGGAACATCCTCACCGTCGCTTGGGAGGTGCACACGGCACTGGATGCCTTTGCACTCGGCTTGGACACCGCTTACACGACCAACAAGATCTGGAGCGAACGGCTCATTGAACTGCATCCCACAGGATCTGACCAAGCGGACGTGGTCTGGGTTTGGCGCGCATGGGACCATCTGGTCCAGCGCTTCGATCCCGATCTGCCCAACTTCGGGGCACCTTCCGATCGCCCCCGGCGGATCGATATCAACTACAGGGACGGTGGGCCGTTCTTGACGGACTGGCTCCATATCAATTCCGTCTCCTACAATGCCGATCGCGATGAGGTGATGGTGAGCGTCCACAATTTCAATGAGGTCTGGGTGATCGACCACAGCACCACCACGGCGGAGGCTGCGGGCAGTACGGGCGGCGCCAGCGGCCATGGAGGCGACCTGCTATACCGATGGGGCAACCCGATGGCCTATGGGACCGGGTCGGTGGCCGACCGCAAATTTCATCACCAGCACCATGCTACCTGGCTGCCGCCGGGCCATCCCGACGCGGGAAAGATGATGGTGTTCAACAATCTGAACGCAGGTGCCGAGGGCAACTACTCCAGCGTTGTGATCTTCGATCCGCCGCTGGACACAGCGGGCCATTATGTGCTGGAGAACGGTGTTGCATACGGACCCGGCTCCGCATTCTGGACATGGACGGCACCTGTCCCCACGGACTTTTATGGCCAGGGGCTCGGTGGTGCATTTCCGGTGGGCGATGGATTCCTGTTCACCGTCGGCCCGTCCGGTCAGTTCATTGGGATCGATGGCAATGGCGTACAGGTCTGGAGATATGTGGACCCTGTGACGATCTCCGGGCCCGACCAACAGGGGAGCAGCAATATGACCAACTCTGTTTTTCGCTGTGAGCACTACGCGGAGGATTTCCCCGGGTTCGCCGGCCACGACCTGACACCGGGCGATGAGATCGAGCTGGACCCGCTGCCCTCCCTGTGCTTGACCTCCGGGGTAAATGAGGCCCCAAGTGAGCCGCTGTCCGTCCATCCCAATCCCGCGAAGGACCGGTTGGTCATCACTTCATCTGTTCTACCATCCAGCATACAGCTCATGGATGCGAGCGGAAGAAATGTCGCCCTTCGGTTTACGGTCCAAGGTCCAAATGTTGTGTGCGACCTATCCGGCATCGCACCTGGTGTCTATACGTTGGTGCTCGTAGGAAAGGACACCGGGACCAGGTACAGTTCACGTTTGGTCCTTGAACCCTGA
- a CDS encoding DoxX family membrane protein, producing MQLAFAAFTAVLFLQSGLDKLFNWKSEKEYLTKQFSKSILNGSVPLLLPVITLVEFSAGLFSALGFGQVLFTGDSGLGTVGMLCAVTAITMLFFGQRMAKDYGGAAALVPYFLMTVGGLWFFLA from the coding sequence ATGCAACTGGCCTTCGCCGCCTTCACCGCCGTGCTCTTCCTCCAATCCGGTCTGGACAAGCTCTTCAACTGGAAAAGCGAGAAGGAATACCTGACCAAACAATTCAGCAAGAGCATTCTCAACGGTTCGGTGCCGCTGCTTCTGCCGGTGATCACGCTGGTGGAATTCTCGGCCGGGCTGTTTTCGGCGCTCGGCTTCGGGCAGGTCCTGTTCACCGGCGATTCGGGTTTGGGCACGGTGGGCATGCTCTGCGCCGTCACCGCCATCACCATGCTGTTCTTCGGCCAGCGTATGGCGAAGGACTATGGCGGGGCAGCCGCGTTGGTGCCCTATTTTCTGATGACCGTTGGAGGACTGTGGTTCTTCCTCGCTTGA
- a CDS encoding iron-containing alcohol dehydrogenase, with protein MNLFRNFKSVTKTCYGRGSLDKLGEILEPQRSANKVFMVFVVDDYFADKEDFKKRIPARSEDEVHFISSLKEPSTKQIDALRDDILARRGLPAGIIGIGGGTVMDIAKATALMFTNEGSSVQYQGLNLIKKPGIYHCGVPTISGTGAEVSMTAVLTGPVKKLGLKCDWTVLDQIVLDPDLIATVPQDQWFYTGMDTYIHSVEAITGTKKNTFAEAYSEKALELCREVFLKRDRTDPKSDEFLMVASYMGGLSLTYSEVGVCHALSYGLGKVLEIHHCLANCIAFDKLEDVYGDNVQEFKQMVKHNNIHIPQDLAKGWSEETIDAMAEVAYNLPHMWDHAFGPEWEQVLDRERIKGWYRRM; from the coding sequence ATGAACCTCTTCCGCAATTTCAAGTCCGTCACCAAGACCTGCTACGGCCGTGGCTCTTTGGATAAGCTCGGCGAGATCCTCGAACCGCAGCGATCGGCCAACAAGGTCTTTATGGTCTTCGTGGTGGATGACTACTTCGCCGACAAGGAGGACTTCAAAAAGCGCATCCCCGCCCGCTCCGAGGATGAAGTCCACTTCATCAGTTCGCTGAAGGAGCCCAGCACCAAGCAGATCGATGCGCTTCGGGACGATATCCTTGCGCGGCGCGGCCTGCCTGCGGGCATCATCGGCATTGGCGGCGGCACCGTGATGGACATCGCCAAGGCCACCGCGCTGATGTTCACCAATGAAGGCAGTAGCGTACAGTACCAAGGCTTGAACCTGATCAAGAAGCCCGGCATCTACCATTGCGGCGTGCCCACCATCAGCGGCACGGGCGCGGAGGTGAGCATGACGGCGGTGTTGACCGGACCGGTGAAGAAGCTGGGCCTGAAATGCGATTGGACCGTACTGGACCAGATCGTTCTGGACCCGGACCTGATCGCCACGGTGCCGCAGGACCAATGGTTCTACACGGGCATGGACACCTACATCCACAGCGTCGAGGCGATCACGGGCACCAAGAAGAACACCTTCGCGGAGGCGTACAGTGAGAAGGCATTGGAGCTGTGCCGCGAGGTCTTCCTCAAGCGCGACCGCACAGATCCGAAGAGCGACGAATTCCTGATGGTGGCCAGCTACATGGGCGGCTTGAGCCTAACCTATAGCGAGGTGGGCGTCTGCCATGCGCTGAGCTATGGGTTGGGCAAGGTGCTGGAGATCCACCACTGCTTGGCCAACTGCATCGCCTTCGACAAACTGGAGGATGTTTATGGCGACAACGTGCAGGAGTTCAAGCAGATGGTGAAGCACAATAACATCCACATTCCGCAGGACCTTGCCAAGGGCTGGAGCGAAGAAACGATCGACGCGATGGCCGAGGTGGCCTACAACCTGCCGCACATGTGGGACCATGCCTTCGGACCGGAATGGGAGCAGGTGCTGGACCGCGAGCGGATCAAGGGCTGGTACCGGAGGATGTGA
- a CDS encoding DinB family protein → MIEHLSTLFDRDLQRLRTEIEVFNKEADLWEVSGSVTNSAGNLCLHLCGNLEHFIGGVLGGSGYVRDREHEFAARNIPRSMLLAGIDSTRDALAKAFSTMSDEHLDKTFPLKVLGDDMTIAYFMLHLEGHLNYHLGQVNYLRRML, encoded by the coding sequence ATGATCGAACATCTCTCCACCCTTTTCGACCGCGACCTGCAGCGTCTGAGAACAGAGATCGAGGTATTCAACAAAGAGGCCGACCTCTGGGAGGTTTCCGGTTCGGTCACCAACAGTGCGGGTAATCTCTGCCTTCACCTCTGTGGCAACTTGGAGCACTTTATCGGCGGAGTGCTCGGCGGCTCGGGCTATGTGCGTGACCGGGAACATGAGTTTGCGGCAAGAAACATCCCCCGTTCCATGCTTCTGGCCGGGATCGACAGCACGCGGGATGCCTTGGCCAAGGCATTTTCAACCATGTCCGACGAGCACTTGGACAAGACCTTTCCGCTGAAAGTCCTCGGTGATGACATGACCATCGCCTACTTCATGCTCCACCTCGAAGGGCATCTCAACTACCACTTGGGACAGGTGAACTACCTGCGCAGAATGCTTTAG
- a CDS encoding DegT/DnrJ/EryC1/StrS family aminotransferase, with protein MPGTELFGEEERKEVMDVLNTGVLFRYNHDAQRQGHWKAKDFEAEIAKFTGAKHALAVSSGSTAVSTMLAACGVGYGDEVIVPPFTFIATIESVLLAGAIPVFAEIDETLCMSAEGIRAVCGPKTKAVLLVHMCGAAADLDGILAVCKENPGSAPGGIMLIEDTAQALGATYKGKHLGLYGKMGSFSFDFFKINTCGEGGVIITNDAELITIADHFSDHGHSHEGDNRGMEPHHVMGTNYRMGEINAAIGLAQARKLPYIISQQRKHKAIIQARLSKIPGLAFRKQCDDAGDSATFFHMLFPDEATARAANKAMIDAGVGGAYWYDNMYHYIKQWNQLKEMKMPFRTVAHELGLPQDLKTQKFPKSDAVLSRLISFNIRVTWTEAELNAYLDKVEKAVRNAFAKATAI; from the coding sequence ATGCCGGGAACGGAACTGTTTGGAGAAGAGGAACGCAAGGAAGTGATGGACGTCCTGAACACGGGCGTGCTCTTCCGCTACAACCACGATGCCCAGCGCCAGGGCCATTGGAAGGCGAAGGACTTCGAGGCGGAGATCGCGAAGTTCACTGGCGCTAAGCATGCCTTGGCCGTCAGCAGCGGCAGCACCGCCGTCAGCACCATGCTGGCCGCGTGCGGCGTGGGCTACGGCGACGAGGTGATCGTGCCGCCCTTCACCTTCATCGCCACTATCGAGAGCGTGTTGCTTGCCGGGGCCATCCCTGTATTCGCGGAGATCGATGAGACGCTGTGCATGAGCGCCGAAGGCATCCGCGCGGTGTGCGGCCCGAAGACGAAGGCCGTGCTGCTCGTCCACATGTGCGGCGCCGCTGCGGACCTCGATGGGATCCTCGCCGTGTGCAAGGAAAACCCCGGGTCGGCGCCCGGGGGTATCATGCTGATCGAGGACACGGCACAAGCCTTGGGCGCCACCTACAAGGGCAAGCACCTCGGACTTTACGGCAAGATGGGCAGCTTCAGCTTCGACTTTTTCAAGATCAACACCTGCGGCGAGGGCGGCGTCATCATCACGAATGATGCGGAGCTGATCACCATCGCGGACCATTTCAGCGATCACGGCCACAGCCACGAGGGCGACAACCGCGGCATGGAGCCGCACCACGTCATGGGCACCAACTACCGCATGGGCGAGATCAACGCGGCGATCGGTCTGGCGCAGGCGCGGAAGCTGCCCTACATCATCAGCCAGCAGCGCAAGCACAAGGCGATCATCCAAGCGCGCCTGTCGAAGATCCCCGGACTGGCCTTCCGCAAGCAATGCGACGATGCCGGCGACAGCGCCACCTTCTTCCACATGCTCTTCCCCGACGAGGCCACGGCGCGCGCGGCGAACAAAGCGATGATCGACGCCGGCGTGGGCGGCGCCTACTGGTACGACAACATGTACCACTACATCAAGCAGTGGAACCAGCTGAAGGAGATGAAGATGCCCTTCCGCACGGTGGCGCACGAACTCGGCTTGCCGCAGGACCTGAAGACGCAGAAGTTCCCCAAGAGCGACGCAGTGCTCAGCCGCTTGATCAGCTTCAACATCCGCGTGACGTGGACCGAGGCGGAGCTGAACGCCTACTTGGACAAGGTGGAGAAGGCAGTGAGGAACGCCTTCGCCAAGGCTACGGCGATTTGA
- a CDS encoding T9SS type A sorting domain-containing protein has translation MRSISFILLAALSFSAHAQLWESADQRSEEMHLENALAVGGGRWAAIGRTQMGGSHMISVRNGDGTIAWEHIDMYYTGQGYGAVVMLPDSGLLQVGIYDGCDSWPDSRVRRYAPDGTVLWERTMEPLFSEPITMAAKGSTGLLAVASRDSLHVMDMDGNVVGGYQPPFPDINRILWAGDTTLFVVRGTDLHLMGIHGTELVSTPIGPTVVDMDWNGQDLFVLADDSILHFGTDLAPLGITALPELDANSSFVVSESDLFVFTAAGLYQLAADGTPTFLFPWPALPNFSSNGCAVRDSTVLSVGNTYISWRGTGIIRTLSMEGDAPQHDQDVEVLLQVDSAWTRFVPGYYPWDRQADITGVVVNHGTDTLHSVVLSMWIQVPLILCNQPVERIDTTGFALAPGDTLSLPFGVVNVELGLQTAQAAGAGDICIVALAPDHLADRAPDDNTACASVDFVLGVEQPVRNSSLSLVPNPAINSCMVSGLGAFGAPVRVTIMDLTGRVVEEFSMASADNMQLDISGLPSATYLLSAEGVSSRAIVKLMIARP, from the coding sequence ATGCGAAGCATCTCATTCATCCTTCTCGCCGCACTTTCGTTCAGTGCCCATGCCCAGTTATGGGAATCGGCGGACCAACGCAGTGAGGAGATGCACTTGGAGAATGCGCTCGCAGTAGGTGGTGGTCGTTGGGCGGCGATCGGGCGCACCCAAATGGGGGGGAGCCACATGATCAGCGTCCGGAACGGGGACGGAACGATCGCTTGGGAGCATATTGATATGTACTACACGGGCCAAGGCTATGGCGCAGTAGTCATGTTGCCCGACAGCGGCCTCTTGCAGGTCGGCATCTACGATGGTTGTGATTCCTGGCCGGACAGCCGCGTGCGACGCTATGCCCCTGATGGTACCGTGCTTTGGGAAAGAACCATGGAACCGCTATTTTCAGAGCCGATCACTATGGCGGCGAAGGGCTCCACTGGGCTACTGGCGGTCGCATCGAGGGATTCCTTGCACGTGATGGACATGGATGGGAATGTGGTCGGCGGATACCAACCTCCGTTCCCTGATATCAATAGGATCCTCTGGGCGGGCGATACCACTCTATTCGTTGTCAGAGGCACGGACCTGCATCTGATGGGCATCCATGGGACGGAGCTGGTGTCAACCCCTATCGGGCCGACGGTGGTGGATATGGACTGGAACGGGCAAGATCTGTTCGTGCTGGCGGATGACAGTATCCTTCATTTCGGTACGGACTTGGCCCCATTAGGCATTACGGCATTGCCGGAACTGGATGCGAACAGCTCCTTCGTCGTTTCGGAAAGTGACCTCTTTGTGTTCACGGCAGCGGGCTTGTACCAACTGGCCGCGGACGGCACGCCCACATTCCTCTTTCCATGGCCTGCACTGCCCAACTTTTCAAGCAATGGTTGCGCTGTCCGCGACAGTACGGTGCTCTCCGTCGGTAACACGTACATCAGCTGGCGCGGCACCGGGATCATCCGCACGCTTTCCATGGAAGGGGATGCGCCACAGCACGACCAGGATGTAGAAGTCCTCCTGCAGGTTGATTCCGCTTGGACGAGGTTCGTGCCAGGATACTACCCTTGGGACAGACAGGCGGACATCACAGGCGTTGTGGTGAACCACGGCACGGACACCCTGCACAGTGTGGTGCTAAGCATGTGGATACAAGTGCCGTTGATCTTATGCAACCAACCCGTGGAACGTATCGATACCACCGGCTTTGCACTGGCACCAGGAGATACACTGAGCCTTCCGTTCGGTGTGGTGAATGTTGAACTGGGCCTTCAAACGGCTCAGGCTGCCGGGGCGGGGGATATCTGCATCGTTGCCTTGGCACCGGACCATCTCGCGGACCGTGCCCCGGACGACAACACAGCATGTGCTTCCGTGGACTTTGTGCTTGGCGTAGAGCAACCGGTACGCAACTCCTCGCTGTCCCTTGTGCCGAACCCGGCGATCAACTCATGTATGGTGTCCGGTCTGGGCGCCTTTGGGGCACCCGTCCGCGTGACCATCATGGACCTCACTGGACGAGTGGTAGAGGAGTTCAGCATGGCTTCGGCCGACAACATGCAATTGGACATCAGCGGACTTCCTTCCGCCACTTACCTCCTGAGCGCTGAAGGGGTGAGCAGCAGGGCGATTGTGAAGCTGATGATCGCCCGTCCATGA